Part of the Syntrophorhabdaceae bacterium genome, AGTGTTGCCATGAAGTATAAGGCGATCGTTATCACGGTAAGTGACAAAGGCTCACGAGGTGAACGCATCGACACGAGCGGACCGGCCCTCGTTCGAATGCTTGGGGAATCCTACGATGTGGGAGAGACCGTTATCGTGCCCGACGAGATGGATATGATAGCTCAGGTGATAAAGCGAGAGATCGACGAGCACGGTGTGGATCTCGTGGTGACAACTGGAGGAACCGGTGTTTCTGAGCGGGATGTGACCCCCGAGGCCACACGCACGGTTATCGATAGAGAGCTGCCTGGTTTCGCTGAAATCATGCGGATAGAGAGTTATAGGATCACGCCGCACGGTGTCATATCTAGGGCCGTTTGCGGCATTCGGAGTCGGGCCATTGTCGTGAATCTTCCGGGGAGCGAAAAGGCGGCGACCCAATGCCTCGGATTTGTTCTGCAAGCCATCCCGCACGCCCTTGCCAAAATCAAGGGCGATCCCGCCGACTGCGCGTGACAGTATCCTCGAGGTCGATAAGCGCTCCGCTATTTCTCCGATTTTAGTTTGAAGGCGGGTTCCTTCTTGTCTACTTCATCCTTCTTCAATTCGGCCATCTTGATTCTCAGCCGTATGTCATTGGGACTGTCCGCGTAAGCAATCGTATTGTCGTAGTCGATAAGACCGGCCTGATAAAGATCGAAAATGTGCTGGTCAAAGGTCTGCATGCCGTCGAAATAAGAGGCGGCCATGG contains:
- a CDS encoding MogA/MoaB family molybdenum cofactor biosynthesis protein, which gives rise to MKYKAIVITVSDKGSRGERIDTSGPALVRMLGESYDVGETVIVPDEMDMIAQVIKREIDEHGVDLVVTTGGTGVSERDVTPEATRTVIDRELPGFAEIMRIESYRITPHGVISRAVCGIRSRAIVVNLPGSEKAATQCLGFVLQAIPHALAKIKGDPADCA